One region of Primulina tabacum isolate GXHZ01 chromosome 1, ASM2559414v2, whole genome shotgun sequence genomic DNA includes:
- the LOC142551043 gene encoding uncharacterized protein LOC142551043: protein MGEIDTKPIESVQSAVSFFDHSNEQRQISPKREEKESKIDNELEILAKELANVKVQLEVKDSTYKQTLLKLDHHQKMSDELSKLLKNSDHQKNFYINEFQEANARINELESSMNMMVNRLSESEKLQEQLTVLNTELASTQGQLVNMERDFSSLRQEKDYFVAESEVLRTDLNEEKRKTGELTREVSQLKEQILGLEMKVDDIKQEKEDALLEKRNDLDSAEKALAEAEEKLEKALKDLNVFRDLEKQLVEKSAHVESLEMDLKHANKLQRSSENAASDAVSELNNVKETMELLEQRNVDQTGHIGLIETELKQLKTELGNAKDELTRLGEQWEDVKTKLESSKEKENDAQAKIEMLNFELHKARSKLAASEASEARAQSEKSALFNALQEMGLEIEETKKENRALREEVKTAKQSENSSALVEEIKDPEAKPDEECRMLIRIDDVHDNPLVKTPNQSAGELENLREELEVAISKIGEFRNRAEQAITRAEAAERAKGTLELQMKKIKEHKERRKAALSALREESFSREFSSSSRSSTNYDHSAKNYQPLGKVLNMKF from the exons ATGGGAGAAATTGACACAAAACCAATAGAGTCAGTTCAATCTGCAGTCTCTTTCTTTGACCACTCAAATGAGCAGAGGCAGATTAGTCCTAAAAGGGAGGAA AAGGAATCAAAGATTGATAATGAACTCGAGATCCTAGCGAAAGAGCTCGCGAATGTTAAAGTTCAACTCGAGGTCAAGGACTCCACATATAAGCAAACTCTTCTGAAGCTAGATCACCATCAGAAAATGTCTGACGAGCTTTCGAAGTTGCTGAAGAATTCGGATCATCAAAAGAACTTCTACATCAACGAATTTCAAGAAGCCAATGCTCGTATCAACGAGCTCGAATCATCAATGAACATGATGGTGAATAGGCTATCAGAATCCGAGAAGCTTCAAGAACAGCTTACGGTTCTTAATACCGAATTGGCATCGACTCAAGGCCAACTAGTTAACATGGAGAGGGACTTTTCTTCTTTAAGGCAGGAAAAAGATTATTTTGTTGCAGAATCTGAGGTACTGAGAACTGATTTAAATGAGGAGAAGAGGAAAACAGGAGAGCTAACAAGAGAAGTTTCACAGCTAAAGGAGCAGATTCTTGGTTTGGAGATGAAAGTTGATGACatcaaacaagaaaaagaagatGCTTTATTGGAGAAAAGAAATGACTTAGATTCAGCAGAGAAAGCCTTAGCTGAGGCAGAAGAGAAACTCGAAAAGGCATTGAAGGATTTAAACGTTTTTCGTGATCTGGAGAAACAGCTCGTTGAAAAGTCGGCTCATGTTGAATCATTGGAGATGGACCTCAAGCATGCAAATAAGCTTCAACGTTCCTCGGAAAATGCCGCATCTGATGCCGTTTCTGAGCTAAATAATGTGAAGGAAACTATGGAATTGCTGGAACAAAGGAACGTGGATCAGACTGGTCACATAGGTTTAATTGAGACAGAGCTTAAACAACTAAAGACTGAACTTGGGAACGCAAAGGATGAGCTAACCCGATTGGGTGAGCAATGGGAGGATGTAAAAACTAAGCTGGAGAGCTCTAAAGAAAAAGAGAATGATGCACAGGCGAAGATAGAGATGTTAAATTTTGAACTTCATAAAGCGAGATCTAAACTGGCTGCATCAGAGGCCTCTGAGGCGAGGGCGCAGAGCGAAAAATCTGCACTATTTAATGCGCTTCAAGAGATGGGGTTAGAGATCGAAGAAACCAAGAAAGAAAATCGAGCCTTAAGAGAAGAAGTGAAAACAGCAAAGCAAAGTGAAAACAGCAGTGCCCTTGTGGAAGAGATTAAGGATCCAGAAGCCAAGCCAGACGAGGAATGTCGGATGCTGATCAGAATAGATGATGTTCATGACAACCCTTTAGTGAAAACACCGAATCAAAGTGCAGGAGAGTTAGAAAACTTAAGGGAAGAGTTGGAAGTTGCGATTTCAAAGATAGGGGAGTTTCGGAACCGAGCAGAACAAGCCATTACCAGAGCTGAGGCAGCTGAGAGAGCGAAGGGGACATTGGAATTACAGATGAAGAAGATAAAAGAGCACAAGGAAAGGCGTAAGGCAGCCTTATCAGCCCTCCGTGAAGAATCGTTTTCAAGAGagttcagcagcagcagcagaagCAGCACAAATTATGATCATTCTGCCAAGAATTATCAACCTCTTGGTAAGGTTCTTAACATGAAATTTTAG
- the LOC142551002 gene encoding uncharacterized protein LOC142551002, which produces MQYTSYVPVYYHAKDLNARANGFSWHFFNVDHNYMECRGTDVLLPSYTLEQYLGYDKDVLRQIIQNHDSTFKFQVAELHRLYRKQTELMDEIKSRGIFTHLQLQTLESNHILSQSQSNSCKTLLPHATSYLIEDSPYGKMPMLSADDVQNGPYFVAGKFQETTTVNSSLFLTKTSFDGVKASSFQSKTHDIKFLDLEIPAYPCHDGGKEQFEEESCIALPAIQDIQPPNKTRYLIDLNKPAFLGSMTVSSSAPFERCGDNIVNGNSSFSGEDTKPEPVLCTHYRLVNCEGSSAEKTSSLDIDLNSSPLSCTWETDINFESIEKINEEIKVGDSDNAGIISAEEMNLKACASTENELSSSIGISEGIRIKTPLFSKQLEGESAMELHVSGAETLILISTSRNGQCTKISSSEPVGNSDKTLYWFADIVASVDQETESMTTEQNLQQAGHNVYIEEEKEVDKIVGSSEKRERENRTSKHKNSGKPGLLKRNASKNACATPGKCCKLQHLDVIQESLDSKLRCQPRSHDKQGFLLQKCLDGWGKIRKRRDSRRRRASKFLVIS; this is translated from the exons ATGCAGTATACAAGCTATGTCCCTGTATATTACCATGCTAAGGATCTTAATGCACGTGCGAATGGATTTTCATGGCACTTCTTCAATGTTGATCATAATTATATGGAGTGTCGAGGCACCGATGTGTTGTTGCCATCATATACTCTTGAGCAGTATTTAGGTTATGACAAAGATGTATTGAGGCAGATAATTCAAAATCATGATTCCACATTCAAATTCCAG GTCGCGGAGCTGCATCGCTTGTATAGAAAGCAAACGGAATTGATGGACGAGATCAAGAGCCGGGGAATATTTACACATTTGCAGTTACAGACATTGGAGTCAAATCATATTTTGTCTCAATCCCAATCCAATAGTTGTAAGACTCTGCTGCCACATGCTACAAGTTACCTCATTGAAGATTCTCCATATGGCAAAATGCCTATGTTATCTGCAGATGATGTTCAGAATGGACCATATTTTGTTGCTGGGAAATTTCAAGAAACCACGACAGTAAATTCCAGCCTTTTTCTTACAAAAACCAGTTTTGATGGAGTCAAAGCATCCTCTTTTCAAAGCAAGACACACGATATAAAATTTTTGGATCTTGAAATTCCAGCTTATCCGTGCCATGATGGTGGAAAGGAGCAGTTTGAAGAGGAAAGTTGCATTGCTCTTCCTGCAATCCAGGACATTCAACCTCCGAACAAAACAAGATATTTGATTGACTTGAACAAACCCGCATTTCTTGGATCAATGACGGTAAGTTCCTCTGCTCCTTTTGAACGTTGTGGTGACAATATAGTAAATGGTAACTCGAGTTTTTCTGGAGAGGATACAAAACCTGAACCTGTACTTTGTACACACTATAGACTAGTAAACTGCGAAGGGAGCTCCGCTGAAAAAACATCATCTTTGGATATTGATTTAAATTCTTCACCCCTCAGTTGTACATGGGAAAccgatattaattttgaaagcATCGAGAAGATAAATGAGGAAATTAAAGTTGGAGATTCTGACAATGCTGGAATTATATCTGCTGAGGAGATGAACTTGAAGGCTTGTGCAAGCACAGAGAATGAGCTTTCTTCTTCTATAGGAATTTCCGAGGGAATTCGAATCAAGACTCCTCTTTTTTCCAAACAATTGGAGGGAGAATCAGCCATGGAACTCCATGTGAGTGGAGCGGAAACTTTAATTCTGATTTCTACATCGAGGAATGGACAGTGTACGAAGATTTCAAGCTCGGAGCCAGTGGGAAACTCAGATAAAACTCTATattggtttgctgatatagtTGCTTCTGTTGATCAAGAAACAGAGAGTATGACAACAGAGCAAAATCTCCAACAAGCTGGGCATAATGTTTATATCGAGGAGGAGAAAGAAGTTGATAAAATAGTGGGTTCGTCTGAAAAAAGAGAACGCGAAAATAGAACAAGCAAGCACAAAAACTCTGGGAAACCAGGTTTACTGAAAAGAAATGCCAGCAAGAATGCTTGTGCTACACCAGGAAAATGTTGTAAATTACAACATTTGGATGTCATTCAAGAATCACTCGACTCAAAATTGAGGTGTCAACCTCGTAGCCATGAT